Proteins encoded in a region of the Triticum dicoccoides isolate Atlit2015 ecotype Zavitan chromosome 3A, WEW_v2.0, whole genome shotgun sequence genome:
- the LOC119268255 gene encoding peptidyl-prolyl cis-trans isomerase CYP57-like yields the protein MSSVYVLEPPTKGKVVVQTTAGPIDIELWAKEAPKATRNFVQLCLEGYYDGTLFHRVIKSFLIQGGDPTGSGTGGESIYGAPFADEFHSRLRFNHRGLLACANAGTPHSNGSQFFITLDRCDWLDKKNTIFGKVTGDSIFNLLALADIETDKDDRPVYPQKILSVEVLWNPFDDIVPRQLKKIQPAPKADAERKPEKKAVKQLNVLSFGDEVEEEENEAASFVKDKIKSIHDVLDDPRFLKVEPQVEQLSKEEEEKKNETVLSIREALISKKAESREPEHDPENDDSPEDENEEDFDNRMRSRILKKRRELGDIRQSQSSKKDKTHQKDKELPAHRSDDGDDDDDHQSSKSRKLSLKKKGVGSEANTERMSRGDVNLQLLNPAEQEKHLKKQRKRSLQGREVETLAKLQKFKASLMSNKPANMETKAEDSEDYKEWHANRLTFAPESSKDGMTRKDDPNDYVVVDPLLEKGKQKFNKMQAKLKKRDREWAGRSLT from the exons ATGTCGTCGGTGTATGTGCTTGAGCCGCCGACGAAAGGGAAGGTGGTGGTGCAGACAACGGCCGGTCCGATCGACATCGAGCTGTGGGCCAAGGAGGCCCCCAAGGCCACGCGCAACTTCGTTCAGCTATGCCTGGAGGGCTACTACGACGGCACCCTCTTCCACCGGGTCATCAAGTCCTTCCTCATCCAGGGCGGCGACCCCACCGGCTCCGGCACCG GGGGTGAGAGCATCTATGGGGCACCGTTCGCTGACGAGTTCCATTCACGTTTGAGGTTTAATCACAGGGGTTTATTGGCATGTGCCAATGCTGGCACACCTCATTCGAACGGAAGCCAGTTCTTCATTACCCTTGACCGCTGCGATTGGCTTGATAAGAAGAATACAATTTTTGGGAAG GTCACTGGGGATTCTATCTTCAATCTTCTGGCCTTGGCTGATATCGAGACTGATAAGGATGATCGGCCTGTATACCCACAGAAAATTCTTTCAGTTGAG GTACTCTGGAACCCATTTGATGATATAGTTCCACGACAACTTAAGAAGATTCAGCCTGCTCCCAAGGCTGATGCTGAGAGGAAACCAGAGAAGAAAGCTGTTAA GCAACTTAATGTGCTCTCGTTTGGAGATGAAGTAGAAGAAGAGGAGAATGAGGCAGCTTCTTTTGTGAAGGACAAAATAAAGAGTATCCACGATGTGCTCGATGACCCCCGTTTTCTTAAAGTGGAACCACAGGTTGAACAACTG TccaaggaggaagaggagaagaaaaatGAAACTGTCCTATCTATCAGGGAGGCTTTAATCTCGAAGAAAGCTGAATCCAGAGAGCCAGAGCATGATCCAGAAAATGATGattctcctgaagatgagaatgAGGAGGATTTTGACAACAGGATGCGTTCACGGATTCTAAAAAAGCGTAGAGAGCTTGGGGATATTCGGCAGAGTCAATCTTCCAAGAAAG ATAAAACTCATCAGAAGGATAAAGAATTACCAGCTCACAG GAGTgatgacggcgacgacgacgatgatcatcaatcatcaaaatcacggaaactgtCTTTGAAGAAAAAAGGTGTTGGCTCTGAAGCCAATACTGAAAGGATGTCCAGAGGAGATGTTAATTTGCAACTGCTAAATCCAGCTGAACAAGAGAAACATTTGAAAAAACAGAGAAAACGCAGCCTCCAAGGCCGTGAAGTGGAG ACTTTAGCAAAGTTACAGAAGTTCAAGGCTTCCTTGATGAGTAATAAGCCTGCTAATATGGAAACAAAGGCAGAAGACAGTGAGGACTACAAAGAGTGGCATGCCAACCGTCTCACTTTCGCACCTGAATCTTCGAAG GATGGTATGACTAGGAAGGATGATCCAAATGACTATGTAGTGGTTGACCCTCTTCTGGAGAAAGGAAAACAGAAGTTTAACAAGATGCAAGCGAAGTTAAAGAAGAGAGATCGTGAATGGGCTGGCAGATCTCTCACATGA